The following are encoded together in the Aciduricibacillus chroicocephali genome:
- a CDS encoding Ig-like domain-containing protein has product MKKKLLLVSLITFLFIFIQPVSSFAAGAFKISVSKSTMEYGTTQKVKVANAGKNKVTYKSSNTKVATVDKKGTIKAQYPGTAKITATAGKSRSTVSVKVIQKVTDLKIALKGNIAYINYSNPTNAVVQYEPIRAAKPVISYSIADTSIAKVDQNGKITALKEGKTTLTLKAGLKKKNFPITVKYGEIFWTKSIGMPYSYVPDASWSSNDKMLSVDNEVWDARNGKLIKIYDDRFIRFYTDGLGAIGNNGKLELYDNRLQQEKYFTYNPDSYASLEGKGKTIYTSDGRVIFFDDRQGLIMVNLASEAIENHYDYDKAYYYSTKDKIELSPDEQTLMVSYEKNLFFFDVNTGKLKEKLTFDGEVSRFAMSHDGSQLTVLYGNYGSAPTMDVIDFNKMLVDYSLDLESSDRKPVDLVYSPNGKYLATSGKDGVINIYRTSDYAHYKTLITPYNKRMIQQNAGNAIDVSNLAFSHDGGKLLAFYDSGSWYREPNVVLWNIGDLK; this is encoded by the coding sequence ATGAAGAAAAAACTATTACTAGTCAGTCTAATTACCTTTCTATTCATTTTCATCCAACCTGTCTCCAGTTTCGCAGCAGGTGCATTCAAAATCTCGGTATCCAAAAGTACGATGGAATACGGAACAACCCAAAAGGTGAAGGTTGCAAATGCAGGAAAGAATAAAGTTACATACAAATCAAGCAATACAAAGGTAGCAACTGTTGACAAAAAGGGTACGATCAAAGCGCAGTACCCAGGTACGGCCAAGATTACTGCGACTGCTGGTAAGAGCCGCTCTACTGTTTCAGTTAAAGTGATCCAGAAAGTTACGGACCTTAAGATTGCGTTGAAGGGCAATATTGCTTATATCAACTACTCAAATCCTACAAATGCAGTCGTTCAATACGAGCCAATCCGTGCTGCGAAACCTGTCATTTCTTACTCGATTGCAGATACATCTATTGCAAAAGTCGATCAGAATGGCAAGATTACCGCACTTAAGGAAGGTAAGACGACTTTGACGCTGAAGGCTGGACTGAAAAAGAAGAATTTCCCGATTACCGTGAAGTATGGTGAAATCTTCTGGACTAAGTCTATTGGTATGCCATACAGCTACGTTCCAGATGCATCATGGTCTTCCAACGATAAGATGTTATCTGTGGACAATGAAGTCTGGGATGCTCGCAATGGAAAACTAATAAAGATTTACGATGATCGCTTTATCCGCTTCTATACAGATGGTCTTGGGGCTATTGGTAATAATGGAAAGCTGGAACTGTATGACAACCGCCTGCAACAAGAGAAGTACTTTACCTACAACCCGGATTCCTATGCTAGTCTCGAAGGTAAGGGCAAAACAATATATACGAGCGATGGAAGGGTTATTTTCTTTGACGACAGGCAAGGCTTAATCATGGTGAACTTGGCTTCTGAAGCGATTGAGAATCATTATGACTACGATAAAGCATATTACTATTCAACTAAGGATAAGATTGAGCTGTCCCCGGATGAGCAGACTCTAATGGTATCTTATGAAAAGAATCTCTTCTTCTTTGATGTGAATACGGGCAAGTTGAAAGAGAAACTGACATTTGACGGGGAAGTTTCCAGGTTTGCGATGAGTCATGATGGCAGCCAATTAACAGTCTTGTATGGCAACTATGGAAGTGCACCGACAATGGATGTAATTGATTTCAATAAGATGCTTGTGGACTATTCACTTGATCTTGAAAGTAGCGATAGAAAACCTGTAGACCTTGTTTATAGTCCAAATGGAAAATATTTAGCGACAAGCGGCAAGGATGGCGTTATCAATATTTACAGAACTTCGGACTATGCTCATTATAAAACATTGATTACGCCATACAACAAGCGTATGATTCAGCAGAACGCTGGAAATGCAATCGATGTTAGCAATCTGGCATTCAGTCATGATGGGGGCAAACTGCTCGCATTCTATGACTCTGGCAGTTGGTATCGGGAGCCAAATGTTGTCTTATGGAATATTGGTGATTTGAAATAA
- a CDS encoding S-layer homology domain-containing protein, with protein MYKDVKTNSDYAREIAAVTEAGIFKGRNGKFEPTKPISRDQMATVIVQAFDLRGNDSTINLIDFDKVDSSHRDNVKILAQNGVSIGKLNKKGERYFDASAPLKRVHFAVFLEKAMKSPAHISAVTDSGAKIAGRTYRVSDALKGILSTANNDALKGAQIDFTVADGQIVNVKGLKIIKSGSAEKPILINGGNSQIDGNVTVHGNNVSLQNLKVAGDLILNGEGFQGKGLDITGKTIISDMANVARSTNVKAASIDPRAAVFEDSNLGTVEINKDGAILELTGNSSVKEINVSSDATIKASANSSVPTVNITDKDVKLTLGEDTKIENITLPEGTKINDVIKNYDAVKGQIVQIDGTANPDAPTPGEGDGNNNGGGGDTGSGDTGGNNGGGDTGSGGTGGDGGSTVTFTPSTNNSTANTTDVLGLVGTEVSSADENIATAEIDPDGNIAIKSVKAGSTTITVKDQDGNSATIPVIVKDNGDIELGQIDKYKNEATDITLTKAERIKAVKGVDAVEGSTAKAATGKITYTDIDTEGVEAVEGSTAKAATGKVIFTDIDTEGVEAVEGSEAEAATGAITYSNIGNEGSSVTIAGKEFVYGTDYNSASDLVTAISTTEPDLGLTANEVDGVITLTAKTAGIEGNKLTYAINDEAAVNFTGGKAAVEAVDAVAAGKVTVAGKEFVYGTDYNSASDLVTAINTTEPDLGVTANEVDGVITLTAETTGIEGNNLTYAINDEAAVNFTGGKAAVDAVDAVDAKDGQLTLTFSNVVELQNETANLVFSTDKGEAQAAVADLKFLDDGKTVAIKIKAEDASSALNTATEITNILELKGTNGNELNIGTVRIQDAPISDGISNGSSDSNGEAGDNIPIAG; from the coding sequence ATGTATAAGGATGTTAAGACAAATAGTGATTATGCAAGAGAGATTGCAGCTGTAACAGAGGCTGGAATTTTTAAAGGTAGAAATGGAAAGTTCGAGCCGACTAAGCCAATTAGCCGAGACCAGATGGCAACGGTTATTGTACAGGCATTCGATCTGCGGGGAAATGACAGCACAATTAACTTAATTGATTTTGATAAAGTCGATTCATCCCATCGTGATAATGTAAAAATCCTTGCACAAAACGGAGTTTCAATAGGGAAGCTGAACAAAAAAGGTGAGCGCTATTTCGATGCGTCGGCTCCGCTAAAACGGGTACATTTTGCAGTTTTCCTTGAGAAGGCGATGAAGTCTCCAGCTCACATTTCGGCTGTAACAGATAGCGGTGCTAAGATAGCTGGGAGGACGTATCGGGTATCTGATGCTTTAAAGGGCATTTTGAGTACAGCAAACAATGATGCATTAAAGGGAGCACAAATCGACTTCACTGTAGCTGATGGGCAGATTGTCAATGTAAAGGGTCTCAAAATTATTAAGAGTGGATCTGCAGAGAAACCGATTTTAATTAACGGAGGCAATAGTCAAATTGACGGCAATGTAACAGTCCATGGAAATAATGTATCTCTTCAAAATCTCAAAGTTGCCGGGGATCTCATACTGAATGGTGAAGGTTTCCAAGGCAAAGGTCTTGATATAACAGGAAAAACTATAATTAGTGATATGGCCAATGTCGCACGCTCTACAAATGTGAAGGCTGCATCAATTGATCCAAGAGCAGCTGTCTTTGAAGATTCTAACTTGGGGACAGTAGAAATAAATAAAGACGGCGCAATACTAGAGTTAACTGGAAATTCATCTGTTAAAGAAATTAACGTATCTTCTGATGCTACAATCAAAGCATCAGCTAATTCTTCCGTTCCAACAGTAAATATAACAGATAAAGATGTGAAGCTTACTCTTGGTGAAGATACAAAAATTGAGAACATCACACTTCCAGAAGGTACAAAAATCAACGATGTCATCAAAAACTATGATGCTGTTAAAGGCCAAATTGTTCAGATTGATGGGACAGCCAACCCTGATGCACCTACACCGGGTGAGGGAGACGGTAACAATAACGGCGGTGGAGGTGATACAGGCAGCGGAGACACAGGCGGAAATAATGGTGGTGGCGATACAGGTAGCGGAGGCACAGGCGGAGATGGTGGTTCAACGGTAACATTCACACCTTCTACAAACAATTCAACAGCCAATACAACCGATGTACTTGGGCTCGTTGGAACTGAAGTTTCTAGCGCTGATGAGAACATAGCAACCGCAGAGATAGATCCGGACGGTAATATTGCTATCAAATCTGTTAAGGCAGGCAGTACTACAATTACCGTGAAAGACCAGGATGGGAATTCGGCGACAATTCCTGTTATAGTGAAAGATAATGGTGATATTGAACTTGGTCAAATTGATAAGTATAAAAACGAAGCTACTGACATTACGCTTACAAAAGCAGAACGTATTAAGGCTGTGAAAGGTGTAGATGCAGTAGAAGGATCTACAGCTAAAGCAGCAACAGGCAAGATAACATATACAGATATTGATACAGAGGGTGTTGAAGCGGTAGAAGGATCTACAGCTAAAGCAGCAACGGGCAAAGTAATATTTACAGACATTGATACAGAGGGCGTTGAAGCGGTAGAAGGATCTGAAGCTGAAGCTGCAACAGGTGCAATAACATATTCAAATATTGGAAATGAAGGAAGTAGTGTAACGATTGCAGGGAAAGAATTTGTATACGGAACAGACTATAACAGTGCATCTGACCTTGTCACGGCAATCAGCACTACAGAACCTGATCTTGGCCTGACAGCAAACGAAGTAGATGGTGTCATCACACTTACAGCGAAGACAGCGGGTATTGAGGGCAACAAGCTGACTTACGCAATTAATGACGAAGCAGCGGTGAACTTTACTGGTGGCAAGGCGGCAGTAGAGGCAGTTGATGCAGTGGCGGCAGGTAAAGTAACCGTTGCAGGAAAAGAGTTTGTATACGGAACAGACTATAACAGCGCATCTGACCTTGTCACGGCAATCAATACTACAGAACCTGATCTTGGCGTGACAGCAAACGAAGTAGATGGTGTCATCACACTTACAGCGGAGACAACGGGTATTGAGGGCAACAACCTGACTTACGCAATTAATGACGAAGCAGCGGTGAACTTTACTGGTGGCAAGGCGGCAGTTGATGCAGTTGATGCAGTGGATGCTAAGGATGGTCAGCTTACTTTAACATTCTCCAACGTAGTTGAATTGCAAAACGAGACAGCCAATCTAGTATTTAGTACCGACAAGGGTGAAGCCCAAGCAGCAGTTGCTGATTTGAAATTCTTAGACGATGGTAAAACAGTAGCTATTAAAATTAAAGCTGAGGATGCTAGTTCTGCATTGAATACTGCAACAGAGATTACAAATATTTTAGAACTAAAAGGGACCAACGGTAATGAGCTTAATATTGGGACAGTAAGAATCCAAGATGCACCAATATCAGATGGTATTAGTAATGGGTCTTCCGACTCTAATGGAGAAGCTGGTGATAACATTCCAATAGCAGGCTAA
- a CDS encoding phosphodiester glycosidase family protein has protein sequence MRHFTIKKRKTITAVFLSAVLLGTGLATPIQIKAESKVKTQSKLSYGVDYKNIDYTAGSTKAGVDVMEVNISDPYTAVQLGRANPLDKLATVRARATSYNQKYNQIIGAINANFFLATQGKVTRPVHLISEDNRLVYAGYVNTDKNQYVNEPIAFGINQAGKGLIDHYNLNLTYTFNGKTRKISHTNRERAENNTILYTSDFYKTNTDTNQYGTEVVLKGPENMELTLGTTLELKVDSIRKEGDTKTIPISDNYFVLSGHGTASTNLQGMKIGDTVKINVGMDQQWQGSEFMIAGGPQLVKNGNVDISMNTTSWLANAPTSRTAVGIDSTNGKVFFVTADTTYNKGLSIPELAQLMKDLGADTALNLDGGGSTTMAIRPKNSDALKVVNKLQDGFERGVSGVLMAADTEPERIFSDVSYREDLYPGIQWAKDKGAIKGYSDNTFRPYQGLSRKHGAVMFASALSLQPADPTTTSKLFTDVPATHDYAPQIGAVAQAGIFKGSNHQFNPEKILTREQMATTLVKAFGLNNDGLPKAEVNLSNVDPSHRANVQILADNGITTQTDDFRPLEAVTRGQFAVFLQKVSEIR, from the coding sequence ATGAGGCATTTCACAATAAAAAAACGAAAAACCATTACTGCTGTATTTCTTTCAGCTGTTTTGCTAGGTACAGGCTTAGCAACACCGATACAAATAAAGGCAGAATCAAAAGTAAAAACACAGTCAAAGCTTTCCTATGGCGTAGATTATAAAAATATAGACTATACAGCAGGGAGTACTAAAGCCGGTGTTGATGTAATGGAAGTTAATATTTCCGATCCCTACACCGCTGTCCAACTTGGCAGAGCTAACCCACTTGATAAATTGGCAACTGTTCGAGCACGTGCAACCTCATATAACCAGAAGTATAACCAGATCATTGGTGCCATCAATGCCAATTTCTTTCTGGCTACGCAAGGGAAAGTGACCAGACCAGTTCATTTGATTTCTGAAGATAATCGACTCGTATACGCTGGCTATGTGAACACTGACAAAAATCAATACGTAAATGAGCCTATTGCTTTTGGCATCAATCAAGCCGGAAAAGGTCTGATCGACCATTACAATTTGAACTTAACATACACCTTTAACGGCAAGACTCGAAAAATTTCACACACGAATAGAGAGCGTGCGGAAAATAATACAATTCTCTATACAAGTGACTTCTATAAAACAAATACCGATACAAACCAGTATGGAACAGAAGTAGTACTAAAAGGTCCAGAGAACATGGAACTGACTCTCGGAACCACACTGGAGTTGAAAGTAGATTCAATCCGTAAAGAAGGCGACACGAAGACAATTCCGATTAGCGATAATTACTTTGTGCTTTCTGGTCACGGAACTGCTTCCACGAATCTTCAAGGAATGAAAATTGGAGATACTGTTAAAATCAATGTCGGGATGGACCAGCAATGGCAAGGTTCCGAATTCATGATTGCAGGCGGTCCGCAGCTAGTGAAAAACGGAAATGTAGATATATCTATGAATACCACAAGCTGGCTCGCGAACGCCCCAACTTCCCGTACAGCTGTTGGAATTGACAGTACGAATGGGAAAGTTTTCTTCGTTACAGCAGATACAACCTATAATAAAGGACTATCAATCCCTGAACTCGCACAACTTATGAAAGATCTCGGTGCCGATACCGCTCTTAACCTCGATGGCGGCGGTTCGACAACAATGGCAATTCGTCCGAAGAATTCCGACGCCTTAAAAGTAGTAAACAAGCTACAAGACGGATTTGAACGAGGTGTCTCAGGTGTCCTAATGGCTGCTGATACAGAACCTGAACGAATCTTTAGCGATGTCAGCTATCGTGAAGACCTTTATCCAGGTATACAATGGGCAAAGGATAAAGGAGCAATCAAAGGCTACTCAGACAACACATTCCGACCATATCAGGGGCTAAGCCGTAAACACGGCGCTGTTATGTTTGCAAGCGCACTCTCCCTTCAGCCAGCCGACCCAACTACTACGAGCAAATTGTTCACAGACGTTCCGGCAACCCATGACTATGCACCTCAAATTGGTGCTGTTGCTCAGGCGGGTATTTTTAAAGGTTCTAATCACCAATTTAACCCCGAAAAAATACTGACAAGAGAACAAATGGCGACAACGCTTGTAAAAGCATTTGGATTAAATAACGATGGCTTACCGAAAGCAGAGGTCAATTTAAGCAATGTCGATCCATCTCACCGGGCAAATGTACAAATCCTGGCAGACAATGGCATAACTACACAGACCGACGACTTCAGACCGCTTGAGGCTGTAACGCGAGGACAGTTTGCTGTGTTTTTGCAGAAGGTTAGTGAAATTCGATAA
- a CDS encoding S-layer homology domain-containing protein yields the protein MSSKKNLRKVALSTMAASAAVVAVAPAVSAADKSFSDVSTSNDHYGNINKLTSEGVISGYPDGTFKPYNSISRAQIAAIFTKALDLKVPEDLATALKDYKDINATSEYAKEIAAVTQAGIFKGNEQGKFNPYAPITREQMATVLVEGFQLKQFDKGEKVDVKLSNVSPSHRDNVQILANLGLTNQLKDYRPFEQVRRDSFTTFVVNTRDAVAPKIVELEAPAEITVDQGKTASLPETVKAKYDNDTTGDVKVKWDTTNLDTNKVGTYTVTGTVEGTDKTVDAKVVVRATEVTVESVKAINASEVEVTYNVDVDKDSAGDAANYNVEKNTGTTTAITVDDVKVTGKTALLRLATPLNPSDKFVVGVKDAVRSTDGLKLKAYSTPTMVFGDVTAPKLQKAALGDNGETLQFTFDKPVKTDVTLVKVDGLSLTDKSLEQFGTDEAGNYTYTVSVSASEKATVAKQGNHEVTLFDVSETSTTNPAVASVLNANYSVSDKTVSAPEVKAVTPLNGNKFFVEFNKPATLADSASLEVKKGNHTFTATEKNATITSVNSDAAQAYYKKGEYEKKPGYYVVITDNYNDASNNPLYAKGEDTVQLNVNVKNYKDSDGLIGSPYNGAVTLKKSTDKPAVAATVLDAAASSGKGAVYLDFDRAIQSTATNAPTTFQSTDVVVRDKDGVIVPSGDYSVSRADRTNTSGATTVANGRLAITFDGKTNNYAKDSAPFTVEVKADKVQYAPELGNVVDYQVAGAKNDKLTATVKATDADNFKYVQFKSKLADDTTDSITASADNAITIDYQQDMDASAADKSNYLLDGKALPTNATVDFIGDKSKVQIKLPAETVKEDSSYKLTISNSVKTKDGRYVVNNTVEQKSYEQLIGLKDNVSPQIEGKAIYVVPSKDATQSDKVKVTFSENVSVNGTATGKVKENFKFVLNSTDIAVTAVNAGDEQNELVLTLDRAININQAATVTVVKDSEGNINVKDGNSNKLVEGGKANITSNEKEVDAAKFATETTAVDSADQAVTQSTFSSALENTVDTQTAAEDAVKSLVDSAIASSGATASIKDVSFTAPTAGNAGSIKFKVEYSKGAVTKKSEEFTQAITAK from the coding sequence ATGTCTAGCAAGAAGAATCTTCGCAAAGTTGCCCTTTCTACAATGGCAGCATCAGCAGCAGTAGTAGCTGTTGCACCAGCTGTATCAGCTGCAGATAAATCATTCTCTGATGTATCAACATCAAACGACCACTACGGCAATATCAACAAGCTTACTAGTGAAGGCGTAATCTCTGGTTACCCAGACGGTACATTCAAGCCTTACAACTCTATCAGCCGTGCACAAATCGCTGCAATCTTCACAAAGGCTTTGGATCTTAAAGTTCCAGAAGATCTTGCAACAGCTTTGAAAGATTACAAAGATATTAATGCAACAAGCGAATACGCTAAAGAAATTGCTGCTGTAACACAGGCTGGCATTTTCAAAGGTAACGAGCAAGGCAAATTCAACCCTTATGCTCCAATCACTCGTGAGCAAATGGCGACTGTCCTTGTAGAAGGCTTCCAATTGAAGCAGTTTGACAAAGGCGAAAAAGTTGACGTTAAGTTGTCAAACGTAAGCCCAAGCCACAGAGACAACGTTCAAATCTTGGCTAACCTTGGTCTTACAAACCAGTTGAAAGACTACCGTCCGTTCGAGCAAGTTAGACGTGATAGCTTCACTACATTCGTAGTAAACACTCGCGATGCTGTAGCTCCTAAGATCGTTGAACTTGAAGCACCAGCTGAAATCACTGTTGACCAAGGCAAAACTGCTTCTCTTCCTGAAACAGTTAAAGCTAAGTATGACAATGATACAACTGGCGATGTAAAAGTTAAGTGGGATACTACTAATCTCGATACAAACAAAGTTGGTACTTACACAGTAACAGGTACTGTAGAAGGTACTGACAAGACTGTAGACGCTAAAGTAGTAGTACGTGCTACTGAAGTAACTGTTGAATCTGTAAAAGCGATTAACGCAAGTGAAGTTGAAGTCACTTACAACGTTGATGTTGATAAGGACTCTGCGGGTGATGCAGCTAACTATAATGTTGAAAAAAACACAGGAACTACAACAGCAATAACTGTAGATGATGTTAAAGTTACAGGGAAAACAGCTCTTCTACGTCTTGCTACACCACTTAATCCTTCTGACAAGTTTGTAGTAGGTGTTAAAGATGCAGTTCGTTCTACTGACGGTTTGAAGCTGAAAGCTTACTCTACACCAACAATGGTGTTTGGCGATGTTACTGCACCAAAGCTTCAAAAAGCAGCTCTAGGGGACAATGGTGAGACACTTCAGTTTACTTTCGACAAACCAGTGAAAACAGATGTTACACTTGTTAAGGTTGACGGATTGTCTCTTACTGACAAGTCACTAGAACAGTTCGGTACTGACGAAGCTGGTAATTACACATACACAGTATCAGTAAGCGCTTCAGAGAAAGCAACTGTTGCTAAACAAGGTAATCACGAAGTAACATTGTTTGATGTTTCTGAAACATCAACAACAAACCCTGCAGTGGCAAGCGTATTGAATGCAAACTACTCAGTAAGTGATAAGACGGTTTCTGCTCCTGAAGTCAAAGCAGTTACTCCTTTGAATGGAAACAAGTTCTTTGTTGAATTCAACAAGCCTGCTACTTTAGCTGATTCAGCATCACTTGAAGTGAAAAAAGGTAACCATACATTTACTGCTACAGAGAAGAACGCTACGATAACTAGTGTTAATAGTGACGCTGCCCAAGCCTACTATAAAAAAGGCGAATATGAGAAGAAACCTGGTTACTATGTAGTTATCACAGATAACTATAACGATGCTTCTAATAATCCACTTTACGCTAAAGGTGAAGATACTGTTCAACTTAACGTGAACGTTAAGAATTACAAAGATTCTGACGGACTAATCGGAAGCCCGTATAATGGAGCAGTTACTTTGAAAAAGTCAACTGACAAACCAGCTGTAGCTGCAACCGTACTAGATGCAGCAGCATCGTCAGGTAAAGGTGCTGTTTATCTTGACTTTGATAGAGCTATCCAGTCTACTGCTACTAATGCGCCTACGACATTCCAATCAACAGATGTGGTCGTACGTGATAAAGATGGTGTAATTGTTCCTTCAGGTGATTATTCTGTTTCAAGAGCGGATAGAACAAATACTTCTGGGGCTACTACTGTAGCAAATGGTCGTTTGGCAATTACCTTTGATGGTAAGACAAATAACTATGCTAAAGATAGCGCTCCATTCACTGTTGAAGTCAAGGCTGATAAAGTTCAATATGCACCTGAACTTGGCAATGTAGTTGATTACCAAGTAGCTGGGGCTAAAAATGATAAGTTGACTGCAACAGTTAAAGCAACTGACGCTGATAACTTTAAATATGTACAATTTAAGAGTAAGCTAGCTGATGATACTACGGATAGCATTACTGCAAGCGCTGATAATGCTATTACTATTGATTACCAGCAGGATATGGATGCCTCTGCAGCAGATAAGAGCAACTACTTGCTTGATGGTAAGGCATTGCCAACTAATGCAACAGTTGACTTCATTGGGGATAAATCAAAGGTTCAGATTAAACTTCCTGCTGAAACTGTAAAAGAAGATTCTAGTTACAAATTGACAATTAGCAACTCTGTGAAGACTAAAGATGGTCGCTATGTTGTGAACAACACAGTAGAACAGAAGTCTTACGAACAGCTTATCGGTCTTAAGGATAACGTTTCTCCTCAAATTGAAGGCAAAGCTATTTATGTAGTACCAAGCAAGGATGCAACTCAATCCGATAAAGTTAAAGTTACATTCTCTGAAAATGTTAGTGTTAATGGCACTGCAACAGGAAAAGTCAAAGAAAACTTCAAGTTTGTTCTGAACAGCACGGACATTGCTGTTACAGCAGTGAATGCTGGCGACGAGCAGAACGAATTGGTTCTTACATTGGATAGAGCTATTAATATTAACCAGGCTGCTACAGTGACTGTTGTTAAAGATAGCGAGGGTAACATCAATGTTAAAGACGGCAACAGCAACAAGCTTGTTGAAGGCGGTAAAGCGAATATAACTTCTAATGAAAAAGAAGTAGATGCTGCTAAGTTTGCTACAGAAACAACGGCAGTTGATTCTGCTGATCAAGCAGTTACTCAGTCTACATTTTCTAGTGCACTAGAAAATACGGTTGATACACAAACTGCGGCTGAAGATGCTGTAAAATCATTAGTTGATTCAGCAATTGCTTCATCAGGTGCAACTGCATCGATTAAAGATGTATCTTTCACTGCACCAACAGCTGGGAATGCTGGTTCTATCAAATTTAAGGTAGAGTACAGCAAAGGGGCAGTTACTAAAAAGTCTGAAGAATTCACTCAGGCAATCACTGCTAAATAA
- a CDS encoding polysaccharide biosynthesis protein: MSYPVRLAWLVILDSVIVSTAIFIATWLAYPWEPIIHTSTLLISAVALLVFHHIFAFVYHLYNRVWSYASVGEMSAIAKSVTWSIIATAIVQFLVNDFTLYKRALLVTWMIHILMIGGSRFIWRIIREKADSRVTSSKRALIIGAGAAGTLVVRQLRNQHFQALQPVGFIDDDPKKQRMQLYNIPVLGGTKDIERIVRKHNIDHIVIAIPSLGQQELNKLAALCHKTSAKTQMMPKIEDLMTGKISVNSFRNVEVEDLLGRDPVVLDMERIADHITGETILVTGAGGSIGSELCRQLMRFNPKQLVLLGHGEFSIYTIDMELRGQAAQLGITVTAVIGDVRDRDRIFEVVEQYKPAVIYHAAAHKHVPLMEYNPHEAVKNNIIGTRNVAEAADAFGVRSFVLVSTDKAVNPTNVMGATKRVAEMMIQDLDRHSKTIFSAVRFGNVLGSRGSVIPLFKKQIEAGGPVTVTDPEMTRYFMTIPEASRLVIQAGTLARGGEIFVLDMGEPVKIIDLARNLIELSGYTEEQIPIKCTGIRPGEKMYEELLNKEEIHPDAVFEKIYVGRTTEVNPKELETFIIDFANYDNIELKKHIMDIVYRRNKVQEENTSTII; the protein is encoded by the coding sequence ATGAGTTATCCGGTGCGGCTGGCGTGGTTGGTGATCCTGGATTCCGTTATTGTCAGTACAGCGATCTTCATCGCGACGTGGCTGGCATATCCATGGGAGCCGATTATTCACACGTCGACACTGCTGATCAGCGCAGTGGCGCTGCTCGTGTTTCACCATATATTCGCGTTTGTCTATCATTTGTACAACCGAGTCTGGTCGTATGCGAGTGTCGGCGAGATGTCGGCAATCGCCAAGTCGGTCACATGGTCAATCATTGCGACTGCTATCGTCCAGTTTCTCGTCAATGATTTCACACTGTACAAAAGGGCTTTGCTCGTTACATGGATGATCCACATCCTCATGATCGGCGGCTCACGTTTCATCTGGCGCATTATTCGGGAAAAAGCAGACTCTCGCGTAACAAGTAGCAAGCGAGCGCTTATCATTGGAGCGGGTGCGGCAGGAACACTCGTCGTCCGCCAGCTCCGCAACCAGCATTTCCAAGCACTCCAGCCTGTCGGTTTTATTGATGATGATCCAAAAAAGCAGCGGATGCAGCTATACAACATTCCGGTGCTTGGTGGGACAAAGGACATTGAACGCATCGTCCGCAAACACAATATCGATCATATCGTCATCGCAATTCCGTCTCTTGGACAACAGGAACTGAACAAACTCGCTGCCCTCTGTCACAAGACGTCGGCAAAAACACAGATGATGCCGAAAATCGAGGATCTCATGACGGGGAAAATTTCCGTTAACAGCTTCCGTAATGTTGAAGTAGAGGATTTGCTCGGTCGTGATCCTGTCGTTCTCGATATGGAACGCATTGCAGATCATATTACTGGTGAGACGATCCTTGTGACAGGAGCAGGCGGTTCAATCGGCTCCGAACTTTGTCGCCAGCTTATGCGCTTCAATCCAAAACAGCTCGTTCTGCTTGGGCATGGAGAATTCAGCATTTATACAATTGACATGGAGTTGCGCGGACAAGCAGCTCAGCTCGGTATAACGGTTACTGCAGTAATAGGTGATGTACGAGACCGCGACCGTATATTTGAAGTGGTTGAGCAGTATAAGCCGGCTGTTATTTATCATGCAGCTGCTCATAAGCATGTTCCACTCATGGAATACAACCCACATGAAGCGGTGAAGAATAATATTATAGGCACGAGAAATGTCGCAGAAGCTGCAGATGCATTCGGAGTCCGCTCCTTTGTACTCGTCTCGACTGACAAGGCCGTCAATCCGACAAATGTGATGGGCGCAACGAAACGGGTCGCCGAGATGATGATCCAGGATCTGGACCGCCACAGCAAAACGATATTTTCAGCTGTCCGTTTCGGCAATGTGCTCGGAAGTCGTGGTAGTGTCATTCCATTGTTCAAAAAACAGATTGAGGCAGGCGGTCCGGTGACAGTGACAGACCCGGAGATGACCCGCTATTTCATGACAATTCCTGAAGCTTCTCGTCTCGTCATCCAAGCAGGCACGCTTGCCAGAGGCGGAGAAATTTTCGTCCTAGATATGGGAGAACCGGTCAAAATCATTGACCTCGCCCGCAATCTGATTGAGCTCTCCGGTTATACCGAAGAGCAGATTCCAATCAAGTGCACCGGCATCCGTCCGGGAGAGAAAATGTATGAAGAACTTTTGAATAAAGAAGAAATCCACCCGGACGCGGTCTTTGAGAAAATCTACGTAGGCCGCACGACAGAAGTGAATCCAAAAGAACTCGAAACATTTATTATTGATTTTGCGAATTACGATAATATCGAGCTGAAGAAACATATTATGGATATTGTTTACAGAAGAAACAAAGTTCAAGAAGAAAATACCTCTACAATAATCTAA